Sequence from the Cydia fagiglandana chromosome 8, ilCydFagi1.1, whole genome shotgun sequence genome:
ccaaaaattttttattaagctatgagcttcatcacatatgatctctgagtaattctaagcatttctagcctcggaggcgataagaagcgtgcgtctagtcgaggagggcggggtacaaagatggccgaaACCCgtcatcattaaaaaaaatctgttctggtcttggtggctactagggcaagtttggtattattttcgtataaaccgaagacgtagaattcattgctgatatttgttttattcagtttcatagtaattttgcaagaaaaacgtaaaaagataaaaatttgggatggaggtttttgctttgagagctaataacttttgtatagtggccaaaaatatcatataaaaaatactataataaagcgtaattcatgcagattctaaacatatacacgttgagtaatatcctactgccaAAAGATGgtgaataaattattaaatgaccgcagcgcgggtagttggactctcgctaggcggcgtttatcttacaaaatggtcgagtacgagtatctacgtaggtaactatgcttactttgttagattttatgatgacgaataaaattctttctgtatatttaatgttcgcagtttccagtacacagacataattctggtataggttaaaaaaatagacacaggtatccccatgtctaaagaggagggcggctcgcttaacaaataagatcatgtacaaccgcaatttcaggttgggttaggttaggttcgttagttaccttttatgcctcagagcagaaaatagaagccccgcggggcttcgttggtttgtcaccaagtcatacttgcataacctatattagtataacaaatatacatagctgttatgatttctaaatgtaagctctccgcataatagttatttgttttacaaggggaaaagttgttgtttaaccgctagtgctaatattgatacccgatcaagcgagAGACcaagaagcagtggtggccgagtggatatgaagtctgactttcaatccggaggtcgcgggttcaaatcctggctcgtaccaatgagtttttcggaacttatgtacgaaatatcatttgatatttaccactagcttttcggtgaaggaaaacatcgtgaggaaacctgcatacatctgcgaagaaattcaaaggtgtatgtgaagtccccaatccgcattgggctagcgtggggactatagcccaagccctctcgcgcatgacaggaggcctgtgctcagcagtgggacctatataggctgaaatgatgatgaaaatgatgatcaagcgaaagatttcaaaattgaaccacgagcgtagtgagtggttcgaaaaatggaatcttgagcgttgtaagggtttcaaagaacgagggttaaacaaaatttgccgccgagtgaaacacagaatttttcaccacaccaacctgaagcaaatattaaatgtaaaatatcaaacaaaatcaaaccaaatcaaatccaaatgaatgttacgtgcaggttgaagttatttattaaaaacaacaagtaagtacctataaaattacttaaagtgtaatagcatgaaaattatcgtgaaaataaatattttgcctcttcctaagtagtacaatttctctcataaatagtgttttaatattatcagcaaaaataagagcgctattttattagaataatttcatttataatagttctttctcggacccaattttggacccgggtatatccttaaactacgttcaaaagagaggtatgggcactgtaaatgtcatctcgctttgtatggtagggcacagcacagcggatgtcattccagatctatccgagcagagccccactggggaagtacgtacttacctccaccttacagaaaacaccggtcaaataacactaggccccactcaaatcgttgcaagtgcattaaaattaaagtgcttaaaattatgtctgtatgatgaattatgtctggatgaaagtattttattcgtcatcataaaatctagcaaagtaagcatacctacgtagatactcgtactcgatcattttgtaagataaacgacggtccgcaagataaacgaaagtccaactacccgcgctgcggtcatttaatattttttttaccacctttttgcagtaggatattactcaacgtgtatatgtttagaatctgcatgaattacgctttattatagtattttttatatgatatttttggccactatagAAAAGTTATCAGCTCTCAAAACAAatatctccatcctaaattttcatctttttacgtttttcttgtaaaattactatgaagctgaaaaaaacaaatatcagcaatgaattctacgtctccggtttatacgaaaatgataccaaacttgccctagtagccaccaggaccagaacagatttttttgaatgatgacgggtggcggccatctttgtaccccccctccccttattgcctcccaggcttgaaatgcttagaactactcaaagatcatatgtgatgaagctcatagcttaataaaaaatgtttgggtcaacttcataactgactccgctatacATTACAAGTAAATTTGATAACATGCTACAAAGATTATTTAACCGAGTCTACTCATGAAAGACACGCACCTAGGCTTATTTAGAACCTTGCTATTTAATACTTTTCATGCAATCCAAGAATATccctaacaaaaaaaaaagtcaatcCTCATGTCATACACACTTGATATGCACTCTGAAGACGAGAGAGTCGTCTTTCACAAAGCCGTTCCTGACCACGTCGCTAACGACAGCGTACTCCGTGTACCCGAACCCGCGCAGCTGGATCTCGGCCGCGGGCCGCCGGAACGCGATCAGGCTCGAGTTGGACATCATGGTGTCGCGCTGAGTCAGCTCCGGTTCGTACTGGTTGACCATGGAGAAGGATATGCGACCGTTGAACGGCCATTCGAGGCACTCGTCGTACTCTGTTTTCATTAGGTGCACGTGCAATGCGAAACAGAGCGGGTTCTGTGGGGATATGTTGAGGCGGACGCAGaaccttaaaaaattacaatagttggtcaaaccaaaatTCGTCAGTAAACAACAATTCGTCAgtaaagaacaaaaaaactatactcattctTTTCTTTTGGGTACTAGTACAGTACCCGGCGATAAACATTGCACATCGGTATTTAGAAAGAGACAATTGGAGACGTCGAGAGAGAAAGAGATAACGCTCTGCGAAGCAGAAATTCCGATGTGCAATGTTTATCGCCGGTTACTGTATATACTAGTATAGTATGCTTTATGTGCATAAGGATCATTCTCTGATGAAAAGCCGCAAAGGTATATCACAACAAACGTTGGGGtcaaataatattattgttacTAACTGGACTAGGAAATAATATAAATCAGAATTCGAAGGGTTAATAACAGCGATTAAATCTTACACAATATGCTCAAATTACCTGTAACCATTAGGCGAAGTGTAAAACCCAGGACTGTACAGCATTTTCGAATGATCCTTCAGCATAGCGTCCAGCCTCGCTTTGAAATTGTCAATCCTCCATATATAGTTGCCCATGCAGTATCGTAGGAGCATCTCGTTGTTCTGTTTCCGTTTGGCGACGGTCAAAGCGGATAGCTGCTTCGAGATATTGCCTATTACGATGTCTTGCTCGCGATTCCTCTGCTCCAATACCACAACTCGTTCGTATAGTgcactgaaataaaaaatacattagtAAGTAAAAAgagttatacaccgtgtttttattgaattccgttaacttcggggtatggttaagtacgtttaagagaactaaatggcatagttaattttggaaaaaaaatatttttttgatttttttttggatttcttttttgtttaaaaagtaattaaatgtagcatacaacgttgttgtaacacgggcattacatttaactcaaccaaataattgaaatctgtgacatatgaatgtcatttcatacatcagtcgaccgagattgtacttaagtttagtagcaaatgtatgaactcattctaaacactaatcaatatgtaaaccggccctaaggcaagtgtagacgcttgtagaggcattataggaaaaaaataaattattgattatctccgaaatggacttaattagaacatcggtgtctttgtgaaagttacttgatttaaactcaggaatgcacccttgaaattaacggaaataaaaaaaaacacggtgtatacttggtcaagcaaatcttgtcagtagaaaaaggcgcgaaattcaactTTTCTAGGCGACGATAACcgttcgcacctacatttttcaaatttgccgcctttttctactgacaagatctgctttaCCCAGTATATTAAAATTCGtttacaacatttttttttagcctattagtgtcccactgctgggcaaaggcctctcctctGGTTCTCCATAACTCCCGATTTtgtgcttcctccggccagttgtaaAGGAAGGTGTCAAAAGTCGTTTCGCCATCTCCTCCTGGGCCTACCCTGCCCACGCTTCTttaccggcatccacttggtggctatgttagcccacctatccggatgTAAGCGATAAACGTGGCCAGCCCAGTCCAATTTGAGCCTGGCGGTTTTTTTGCCAACGTCAGCAATGCGGGTTTTGGTTACAATAATACTTTATAGAAATTAATTAGAATGAAAAAAGGTGCGAATGAAACGGATTATGGATTGTAATGCATATTAATGAATGTAGTCATGAGGATAATAAATGTAGTCacatcattatgtatgtatgttaccgAATGAGTGCGCTTGTGTTAGTGGGCGCAGGGGGCTTGTTCTCGCCGTCCTTGTCTGGCGCCCACAGAACCATGGCTTCCTGCTCTTTCGGGTCGATGTTCGCATTCGACATGTCGCTGGTTATCTTCATCTCTGAATAGGCGTTCACGAGGtactgtaataaaaaaaaatgttatttcctTCTAAAGTTAAGctacgaaaagtctgcagcgattttgatagccctcgcagtgccagtgttatttgtacgtcataatttcatagaagtttgacgtttaaaataatacgagcagtgcgtgggctatcaaatccgctgcagacttttcttggtctgactctatcaccTCGCTGACATATAAGATAATttaaaatagataaatattgtcaaagtaaattatgtagtcagtccgtttactgccatctttcgacaccaATGATTAACACTTATGTAtattagaacgccatttgactttgatccttattttttcactgatatgtgttaaatttgttaaatgtctaaaagtatcgccatctagtcgagagtaggccaaaggtatggcgccatcttttcgagcgatggcacCATACTTTCCAAACTATATATACAACTTTTTTAAATCTATGTTATATCATCTCAGAATCATGAGCTCTTTGATCTTGTTAGGAGAAAAAGTGCCCCAAAATGTTGATAAATTTTTCGTTCCGTCCATTCTGCTGCCGTcatacaaagtctatgaaaaatggTAATGGAATGGAAAGAGTAACAgaaatttacattaaaaaacaggccaagtgcgattaagactcgcgcacgaagtgtTAGTACATACCATTGAGCAAAAAGCGGCAAAAATATCGtttgtatgggagtcccacttaaatatttatattctgcgcctatttgtttttatagcggcaacagaaatacatcatctgtgaaaattttaactgcctAGCTACCACAgatcatgagttacagcctggtgacagacatatagacgaacagcggagtcttagtaatagggtcccgtttttaccctttgggcgcGGAACTGATAGTAGGTAGTATAGTAATGTAGCTACCAGGAAGTACTCACGCTCATATGCGTCAAGGGGTCTCTCTCAACATGCTCTTGGGCCTCCTCCCGGGTGCTGAACTGCTCCTTACACCCCACACTCTCGAAAGAGCATGGCACGCGTTGGCTGGAGGTCTCAGGCTGATTGTGCTCGCAGGAGGCTATGTGCGCGTCCAAGTCTAATGGGGTCACTTTTACTGAGCAACCTGGAAAAAAAGACAATCttacacacagacaaaacatcctccagactgatcATAGTCGCACTACCccttctgccacgcatacggtaattttacgccatgttcgagtcgaaagtgtctttgtgtgacatccgtgtctttgaacagaccaatcacggcacgggacttcccgcgcacccccgcatttttggcatcatcggttgcatgaaataattgctctaaactcggtctagaggattcctagtctatgatctTACAAAATTTGACTCGTCCCACAGTAACATGAATAAGCCTAGTGAAATGGATAAGTACTAAATACTGAAATAGTTATATTATATGAACAAATATTTAGtgataaatacaaaaataaatttccTTCAAATTCTTTACAGGCAGCCTAAAAATCATTCTTTTAAACATAGGCTTTCCATAAATtacgaccccccccccccctaaaatcatccaaaaatcatgcttcgaatgaccccatttcctcctacgtcatgctaccaccatccgatgtccagacccccccccccccccgtgatttatgaatagccccatagaTATGTTTCTACTAGTCATACTAATGGGGAATCAATAAATAGAAATTCTTCTTTAATCCTGCATGTCACGTATGTATTTATACGAGTACCGGTTGTAATTGTGGCAGCAACAGAAATAAGCAGTTGcactcccatacaaaatttgtaGAGGAGCGCTTATGTGTGACCTTGATTGTCTCATGTGCTAGCACATTTAACAAGCACCTATTAACCCTACGTGTTACAGAAAGCCCCCTCTGCAGagcatgcatggaggcagaggagacagccgcccacgtcattctcgaatgcccaggggtggtaaaataccgggcacaacacctcggctcaccgtggtctctcccagaagtcgtcggcaacgtcaagggtctgctaggcttcttggtagagttgggttggcaagaatagtgccgccaacccaccacgcaaaataggcgcattaatatgacgtcgagttgcggaaaccaagcccgcgagaACCTAACTATCTCAGGTGCTCCATCTAGTAGTTGTCTGTTAATATAAGATAAGCTTATAAAATAGAGTCTGTGCAGAGAGATGAGTCGTGAAATGTACTTgtatgtatggggcccaatacattccacggctcttctctttccaaacagacttatctacaaataaattaacctcgtgccgcccaatgtccatcaggatgtacactcagtttctatggaatgtcaaccttaataaaAAACACAGTAGGCAGCATTTCATTTATCTCGTAAAATTtccgaacaaatgaaattcaacctaattgaaaatactacaagattctaacttccttggctataattttgtatggtgggggCACAAGGTTAAGTGAAGCTTGGCTATTTGTGAATGATAAAATGCTAATTTACCCTTCGAAGCAAAAGGACAGGACATCCTCTGTTCCTGTATTTCCCGCTTAGTATAGTTGTCAGGAAAAATGTCGACTTTCATGCTCAGGTTGATGTTATCTATAGGACAGTGTccactatttctgtaaaaaaGTTAAT
This genomic interval carries:
- the LOC134666608 gene encoding TNF receptor-associated factor 6, which translates into the protein MDMPRTKNASEGIAPMGISSLNDTVAEPESRYECPVCLNWLRDPVITTCGHKFCKSCITSWLQNSGHCPIDNINLSMKVDIFPDNYTKREIQEQRMSCPFASKGCSVKVTPLDLDAHIASCEHNQPETSSQRVPCSFESVGCKEQFSTREEAQEHVERDPLTHMSYLVNAYSEMKITSDMSNANIDPKEQEAMVLWAPDKDGENKPPAPTNTSALIRALYERVVVLEQRNREQDIVIGNISKQLSALTVAKRKQNNEMLLRYCMGNYIWRIDNFKARLDAMLKDHSKMLYSPGFYTSPNGYRFCVRLNISPQNPLCFALHVHLMKTEYDECLEWPFNGRISFSMVNQYEPELTQRDTMMSNSSLIAFRRPAAEIQLRGFGYTEYAVVSDVVRNGFVKDDSLVFRVHIKCV